The following proteins are encoded in a genomic region of Verrucomicrobiota bacterium:
- the lspA gene encoding signal peptidase II, translating to MTLTPDRRMALVATVVIAADQLTKLAVLRYLGYAEQREVIEGFFRFVHWGNTGAAWSLFHGNNELLAIVSLVALLALFLFRHHFETRTSLGQVALGLMFGGIVGNLADRLMESRRHVVDFIYFYVERRGGGEVGFPAFNVADSAICIGVGLLFLLSCKAEPAAPAKSPAPADTAKS from the coding sequence ATGACACTCACCCCTGACCGCCGGATGGCGCTCGTCGCCACAGTCGTGATCGCGGCCGACCAGTTGACGAAGCTGGCCGTGCTGCGCTACCTCGGCTACGCGGAGCAACGCGAAGTCATCGAGGGGTTCTTCCGCTTCGTCCACTGGGGCAACACCGGCGCGGCGTGGAGCCTTTTTCACGGCAACAACGAGCTGCTCGCCATCGTTTCGCTCGTCGCGCTGCTGGCGCTGTTCCTGTTTCGCCATCACTTCGAGACGCGCACGTCGCTCGGGCAGGTCGCCCTCGGACTCATGTTCGGTGGCATCGTGGGAAACCTCGCGGACCGGCTCATGGAATCGCGCCGGCACGTCGTGGACTTCATCTACTTCTACGTCGAGCGGCGCGGGGGCGGCGAGGTCGGCTTCCCCGCGTTCAATGTCGCGGATAGCGCCATCTGCATCGGCGTCGGGCTGCTTTTCCTCCTCTCGTGCAAGGCGGAGCCGGCGGCGCCGGCTAAATCCCCGGCACCCGCAGACACGGCGAAGTCCTGA
- a CDS encoding mandelate racemase/muconate lactonizing enzyme family protein: MKIRDIRCAGLRGATPEGGWSNELRPEDCVHTLVAVHTDEGLTGLGSVFTNDALVRAAIAVVEPLWRGENALEPERVSETLHQNTFWLGRGGSITHAISGIDIALWDLLGKATGQPVGRLLGGRHRERVKPYASVLMDEPEKLRDHLLEVKARGFRAFKIGWGPFGRRGSFASDEAIVRAARDAVSADSLLMVDAGASDAWWPNGYKWALRTCMMLRDYDVHWFEEALLPDAIEDHATLREHSPVPIAGGEVLTRRQSFQPWLERRALDIVQPDVTKVGGISEERRIAWMAQEHGVRFIPHGWNTAVGLAADLQLASAFPGTDLVEYLTGSPFIDEIAAGGWTLDASGMLPIPDAPGLGLALDPDAVRRYTRGEKLLD, from the coding sequence ATGAAGATCCGCGACATTCGCTGCGCCGGGCTCCGCGGCGCCACGCCCGAGGGAGGGTGGAGCAACGAGCTTCGGCCCGAGGACTGCGTCCACACACTGGTCGCGGTGCACACGGACGAAGGTTTGACCGGCCTCGGCTCGGTGTTCACGAATGACGCGCTCGTTCGCGCGGCGATCGCGGTGGTTGAACCGCTGTGGCGCGGCGAGAACGCGCTCGAACCCGAGCGCGTGAGCGAAACGCTCCACCAAAACACCTTCTGGCTCGGGCGCGGCGGGTCCATCACACACGCGATCAGCGGCATCGACATCGCGTTATGGGACTTGCTCGGCAAGGCCACCGGGCAGCCCGTCGGGCGGTTGCTCGGCGGGCGGCATCGCGAGCGGGTCAAGCCCTACGCCTCCGTGCTCATGGATGAGCCGGAGAAGCTCCGCGACCACTTGCTCGAAGTGAAGGCGCGGGGATTCCGCGCCTTCAAGATTGGATGGGGCCCCTTCGGTCGCCGCGGGAGTTTTGCTTCCGATGAGGCGATCGTGCGCGCCGCGCGCGATGCGGTCAGCGCGGACTCACTTCTCATGGTGGACGCCGGCGCAAGCGACGCCTGGTGGCCCAACGGCTACAAGTGGGCGCTGCGGACTTGCATGATGCTCCGGGACTACGACGTGCACTGGTTCGAAGAGGCGCTGCTGCCCGACGCGATCGAGGACCACGCGACACTTCGCGAGCATTCCCCCGTGCCGATCGCGGGCGGCGAGGTGCTCACGCGGCGGCAGTCCTTTCAACCGTGGCTTGAACGGCGCGCGCTCGACATCGTGCAGCCGGATGTCACAAAAGTCGGCGGCATCAGCGAGGAGCGGCGCATCGCGTGGATGGCGCAGGAGCACGGCGTTCGATTCATCCCGCACGGTTGGAACACGGCGGTCGGGCTTGCGGCGGACCTCCAGCTCGCCTCCGCGTTTCCCGGCACGGACCTCGTGGAATATCTCACCGGCTCGCCGTTCATCGACGAGATTGCCGCGGGTGGCTGGACACTCGACGCGTCCGGGATGCTTCCGATTCCCGACGCGCCCGGGCTCGGGCTCGCGCTCGACCCCGACGCCGTGAGGCGCTACACGCGCGGCGAGAAACTCCTCGATTGA